The uncultured Desulfatiglans sp. DNA window TATCTAAAGCCGATCTACCTCGAAGATCCGGTGAATCTGCGGGCGAGGATCATCGACTCGGACGGCCGCAGGACGAAGGTCGCCTGCAGCGTTTTTTCGAGGGGTTCGGAGGCCGCCAAGGGGGAGGTCGTTGCGGTTCGAGTGCCGCCCGAATGGCGTTCCGGACTGTGAGCGCCCCGTTGGATGCGAAAGGAGGCGATCCGGGGCGTCGGGTCGAGAGGCGCGGGCGGAGGGTCCGGTTTGAGAAACCATCTTTGCAGAGGAGGAGTGCGATATGGGTTTGATTAAGGAATTCAAAGAGTTTGCGATGCGGGGAAACGTCCTTGACATGGCCATCGGCATCATGATGGGGGCGGCCTTCGGCAAGATCGTGTCCTCTTTGGTAAACGATGTACTGATGCCTCCGATCGGCAAAGCGCTTGGGAACGTCAACTTTTCGAACCTTTTCATCCTATTGGGCGATGGGGAGTTTCCATCTGTGGCAGCTGCGAAGGAGGCCGGGGTGGCGACCATCAATTACGGCATCTTCATCAAC harbors:
- the mscL gene encoding mechanosensitive channel (Evidence 2a : Function from experimental evidences in other organisms; PubMedId : 10202137, 10352145, 14671322, 7511799, 8063098, 8412700, 8890153, 9756908, 9856938; Product type t : transporter) — protein: MGLIKEFKEFAMRGNVLDMAIGIMMGAAFGKIVSSLVNDVLMPPIGKALGNVNFSNLFILLGDGEFPSVAAAKEAGVATINYGIFINTVIDFVIVAFVIFLFVKGINSMKKKEEAAPAAPPEPSAEEKLLVEIRDLLKKRA